A segment of the Desulfurococcus mucosus DSM 2162 genome:
AGCATTGGCGCCGAGCCAGGAGATAGATTGAGAGTGGTCTTAAAGGATGGATCAGTGTTTGAAGGAATACTCATGCCCCGTCAAGCACTCTACTCAAGTAGACCCATATTGGTCCTCAAACTGGACAACGGCTACAACATAGGGTTGAACATCGGCGAGATCGGTGAGGTAAGGCTCTTATCGAAGAAACACGACCACAAGCACCCGGTGGGCATCGGAGTGAAGGAGGTTAGCGGACTACCCAGGGTAACCCTCCTGGGTACAGGAGGCACAATAGCGTCGAAGGTGGACTACGAGACAGGGGGTGTGACACCGGTTCTCACACCGGGTGAAATACTTGAATGGGTGCCTGAACTAGCAGACATAGCCGTCTTCAACGCCAGGGAGGTTATGAGCGTCTTCAGCGAGGATATAGAGCCATCCCACTGGACCCTTATCTCACGGGAAGTCTACAAGGAGATCCTCAGCGGTGTCGACGGGGTTGTGATAGCCCATGGAACAGACATGATGTCCTACTCCGCGTCGGCACTAGCGTTCTCGATAACCGGTAAACCAGTCCCCGTGGTTTTCGTGGGGTCCCAGAGAAGTAGTGACAGGCCTAGCAGTGACTCCGCGTTCAACCTGCGTGCCGCCTTCATAACTGCATCAAAAGCCCCGTTCGCCGAATCCGTTATCGTGATGCACGGTGAGACCTCGGACACATATGCACTGGCCCATAGAGGGGTGAAAGCTAGGAAAATGCACACCAGCAGGAGGGACGCCTTCCAGTCGATTAACGATAAGCCGCTAGCCAGGATCAACCCTGACACAGGTGAGATAAGGATCATTGGAAGGATCATTGAGCACCGCGACAAGGGTAGAGAAGCCGTGTTAAGGGATAGATTCGACGATAAAGTGGCACTGGTTAAAGTCTACCCAGGCCTACAGGGAGAAGTACTAGAGACACTGATAGACAAGGGTTTCCACGGGATAGTCCTAGAGGGAAGCGGTTTAGGACACATGCCGAACAAGCTTGTACCCACTATAGCCAGAGCCGTTGACAACGGTATACCCGTCGTGATGACTAGTCAATGCCTCTTCGGCCGTGTAAACCTCCACGTGTACAGCACTGGTAGAAGGCTCCTGGAGGCTGGAGTCATACCAGGCCTAGACATACTTCCAGAGACAGCCTATGTGAAGCTCTCCTGGATCCTCGGCAGCATCTCAAGGGACCCCGAGGAGGTTAGAAAAGTATTCCTCACGAACATCGCAGGCGAGTTCAATGAGAGACACACACTCGACCTCTACCCGAGGTGGAACCATGGCTGAAATCAACTACAGGGAGATAGGGCTGAAAGTAGGCTTAGAGATACACGTCCAGTTGGATACCGCTAGGAAACTATTCTGTAAATGCCCCACAACCCTTAGCGATGCTCAAGGAGTCCCCGAGTTCACACGCTACCTCAGGCCGGCGAAGAGTGAAACCGGGGAGGTCGACGCAGCCGCATTATTAGAGTGGAGGAAGAGTAAGAGATACGAGTACGAGGCTCCACAGGAGTCCAGCTGCCTTGTTGAAGCAGATGAAGAACCTCCCCACGAGATAAGTGAGGAGGCATTGCTGACAGCACTTGCTGTTGCACGTGCAATGAACATGAGAATCATAGATGAAATCCACGTCATGAGGAAGATAGTCATAGATGGAAGCAACGTCAGTGGCTTCCAGCGTACAGCACTGGTAGCCGTAAACGGCTTCATACTGGATGAAGACGGGAAAATAGGTATCCAGACACTCTGCCTCGAGGAGGATGCAGCGAGAAAGATAAGTGAGTCGGAGGATGCAACGAGATACAGGATTGATAGACTAGGTATACCGCTGATAGAGGTGGCAACAGCCCCAGATATATATGACCCTGAACAGGCCATGCGGGTGGCATTAAAGATAGGGCAATTAATCAGGTTAACTGGTAGAGCAAAACACGGATTAGGCACGATTAGACAGGATTTAAACATCAGTATCAGGGGCGGGGCCAAAGTAGAGGTCAAAGGGGTGCAACACCTCTACCTCATCCCGAAGGTCGTGGAGAATGAAGCGTTGAGACAGTTAAGGCTACTGGGGTTACGGGACGAACTAGTTAAGCGGGGTGTTAGGCCAGAGGACATAGTGTTCAATATAGTGGATGTCACAGAGGTATTCAAGAATACGGCGTCGAAGATCATTAGGAGGGTTCTCTCAACGCCTGGAGGCGGCGTCTACGCTGTAGTACTGCCGGGATTCAAG
Coding sequences within it:
- the gatE gene encoding Glu-tRNA(Gln) amidotransferase subunit GatE — translated: MAEINYREIGLKVGLEIHVQLDTARKLFCKCPTTLSDAQGVPEFTRYLRPAKSETGEVDAAALLEWRKSKRYEYEAPQESSCLVEADEEPPHEISEEALLTALAVARAMNMRIIDEIHVMRKIVIDGSNVSGFQRTALVAVNGFILDEDGKIGIQTLCLEEDAARKISESEDATRYRIDRLGIPLIEVATAPDIYDPEQAMRVALKIGQLIRLTGRAKHGLGTIRQDLNISIRGGAKVEVKGVQHLYLIPKVVENEALRQLRLLGLRDELVKRGVRPEDIVFNIVDVTEVFKNTASKIIRRVLSTPGGGVYAVVLPGFKGLLGMELQPGRRFGTELADYARVWGGVGGIFHTDELPNYGITEEEVRALYGKTHASPDRDAIVIVADASEKAVEALKAVVERARMALTGVPEETRAANPDGTTRYMRPRPGSARMYPETDIPPIYVTPELVSKAGELVPEPPERKLERFVREHGLSVELAKAILGDLRLDLYEKLVKKYSGRIPASVIASTLVNVIPSLRRDGVPVENIDDDSIEGVLDMVARGAVAKEAIPEILAGVARNPGKLVEDIVRELGLSTVSLEELDKLIDEAIARNREKIEARREKAFQIIMSEVMKTARGKVDGGLVAERVKEKLKGLTV
- the gatD gene encoding Glu-tRNA(Gln) amidotransferase subunit GatD, with amino-acid sequence MELYYGYSGNVAVALKSIGAEPGDRLRVVLKDGSVFEGILMPRQALYSSRPILVLKLDNGYNIGLNIGEIGEVRLLSKKHDHKHPVGIGVKEVSGLPRVTLLGTGGTIASKVDYETGGVTPVLTPGEILEWVPELADIAVFNAREVMSVFSEDIEPSHWTLISREVYKEILSGVDGVVIAHGTDMMSYSASALAFSITGKPVPVVFVGSQRSSDRPSSDSAFNLRAAFITASKAPFAESVIVMHGETSDTYALAHRGVKARKMHTSRRDAFQSINDKPLARINPDTGEIRIIGRIIEHRDKGREAVLRDRFDDKVALVKVYPGLQGEVLETLIDKGFHGIVLEGSGLGHMPNKLVPTIARAVDNGIPVVMTSQCLFGRVNLHVYSTGRRLLEAGVIPGLDILPETAYVKLSWILGSISRDPEEVRKVFLTNIAGEFNERHTLDLYPRWNHG